The Pseudomonas baetica genome includes a region encoding these proteins:
- a CDS encoding NEL-type E3 ubiquitin ligase domain-containing protein, whose translation MLLLQYWTLQADVDSTLKSLQQNIQAFARPLLEKGIRETFSVDLDVETTTLKLYVPDKIIFGIDRGATRSRHSSLLDAALHNFEAIETESGFYRSGSGVYTLDETGAPKLHAITTEQFTALCRSLDIGAQYQKHLQSLLTPASTEQRKTLHKQAVAVELSAMKVAAKTALMASDISLQGLEAIKDLVNGKQSLKYHGQNLLSHRLRIMGLKLSGVVLFSAVAQKRDIETTLFNLLPQEALFLYEWSKRVPGLNDSAYEKYKLLSDVFANGPDAVTEEYTRRSDFYDQSRLVGPLIAYVPDDPLHPLKEYPSLTAFLRELITQLREPQYQQFFSRFIAQKDKPKFFKRVSERLSEITWQQRAPLNMGPWWRETAIENPHVEPITVPILENLWEYLYREKRDKAIADARLIAVPTGDEDAKTRWNRLVSYLDIGWNIFNFAVMLVPGMGEVVLGVMVAQLLAELAEGVEDWSQGDKDQASAHINSVIINFAQLALMSAGHVLPSGAAAIKPSTFIDKLQPVSMPDGSTRLWNPDLTPYEQKIALPEHSRPDALGLHPHNGNDVLRLEDKHYVVKKDPQTAQHRLQHPTRPTAYAPEVEHNAAGAWKTELDRPREWDKARILRRLNPLANTFSDTALEQIQRVSGVDENLLRRMHVEHELPPVLLSDTLERFKAYGDAGRLAQQILAGSIEESLAGYLPELMSELPRWPESKAISLSDPLPLGSGDPVTYGNASAKPADTLTLTLSELKAGALERRVLQFLDIPDIEALLGKAISSDKQVRIEALREQLARQANKRTAKIFESIYKGKQYAADARVGLLQGEYADLPRAIAEQLLADADAEDLRFLKENNRIPLKLREQIRAARNTVRVARAYEGLYLEKLTNADTRRLELGTLQTLPGWSPNVRIEIREFSFSGQLQASVGAEDAPIRKVLILDEEGRYNTRDERDQHLHGADDFYSSLLHALPDAERKALGYEIFEGAKLKAAIQGAPLSHEQLETVLLEHPVRKPAYDPQNTRLRGGMQGYPMHPSLWNALKQRVSALYPSFGEAQAQALLEGLDHGNAVLRIKMLEREFDQLNRSFRLWMNSPTKAMRFSPAGVAEWTSRNKVYKAIRQCWQRTGPQGSAVPGIIQPQALVLEGLDMDQHLDGMPLLTANFDHVTELNLRGAQMRSAQQHLLASFTGLRSLDLVSNQLSFLPKVITDMRFLRNLLLTDNELVLTEESVARLRTMTRLRALKLDGNPLGRVPDISQMRDLLILTLDNTGIERLPIGLFAIPRPRNIFLDLRYNIIRELPTVAPGSMSAEVIARTVISRERVWLSQANLEQLRLYIESVGLDPERPYPPRGTIDSSLWDEGLTQDEWNARQPIWDEVEDEFGSEPFFKELRKLTDSADFKLDGGRYKADLTAKVWRMLSAMRENTALREKIFAQAMWATECADAGAQFFNAMGVEVLVHEAYALASTDLVEAELVSLARGKSRLDELGRIARRRVAERLKAKETFRRQVGGVVTGTIDEVEVHLAYMTDLAERLDLPWQSRGMLFRKIAGVTTKMIEDACELVLVQEEGELLAPLIMEQPLWDNFLEHTYAEELEAAQSAIPIEDENARFNAIQECKLSLTRQAIDRARLQRVELPLTVGT comes from the coding sequence GTGCTTTTGCTGCAGTATTGGACGTTGCAGGCTGACGTGGATTCGACATTGAAATCCCTCCAGCAAAATATTCAGGCGTTTGCCAGGCCGTTGTTGGAGAAAGGCATCAGAGAAACATTCAGCGTCGATCTGGATGTTGAAACAACCACCCTGAAACTGTATGTACCCGACAAAATCATATTTGGCATCGATCGTGGCGCCACGCGTTCCAGGCACTCCTCATTGCTTGACGCCGCGCTGCATAACTTCGAGGCGATAGAAACCGAATCCGGTTTCTATCGCAGCGGCTCAGGCGTCTACACCCTTGATGAGACCGGAGCGCCGAAGCTGCACGCCATTACCACTGAGCAATTTACGGCGCTCTGCCGTTCGCTGGACATTGGTGCGCAGTACCAGAAACACCTCCAGTCACTCCTCACGCCGGCTTCCACCGAGCAACGAAAAACGTTACACAAGCAAGCGGTCGCCGTTGAACTGTCGGCAATGAAAGTGGCGGCGAAGACGGCCTTGATGGCCTCGGATATCAGCCTGCAGGGTCTGGAAGCCATCAAGGATCTGGTCAACGGCAAGCAGTCTTTGAAATACCATGGCCAAAATCTTTTATCCCATCGGCTGAGGATAATGGGTTTGAAGTTGTCCGGTGTGGTGCTGTTCAGTGCTGTTGCGCAAAAGCGTGATATCGAAACAACCCTGTTCAATCTGCTTCCGCAAGAAGCCTTGTTTTTATACGAGTGGTCCAAGCGCGTGCCGGGCCTGAATGACAGTGCTTATGAAAAGTACAAACTGCTCAGTGATGTGTTTGCCAATGGCCCCGATGCAGTCACGGAAGAATATACGCGGCGCTCGGACTTTTATGATCAAAGTCGTTTGGTCGGGCCGCTTATTGCCTATGTGCCTGATGATCCCTTACATCCCTTGAAGGAATATCCGTCGCTGACGGCGTTTCTGAGAGAGTTGATCACGCAACTGCGCGAACCGCAGTATCAGCAATTCTTCAGTCGATTTATCGCCCAGAAAGACAAGCCGAAATTTTTCAAGCGGGTCAGCGAACGGCTGTCCGAAATCACCTGGCAACAGCGTGCACCGCTGAACATGGGGCCGTGGTGGCGGGAGACCGCGATCGAAAACCCCCATGTCGAACCCATCACCGTGCCGATCCTGGAGAACCTCTGGGAGTATCTGTATCGCGAAAAGCGCGACAAGGCGATCGCCGATGCACGGCTGATTGCCGTGCCCACGGGAGACGAAGATGCCAAAACCCGTTGGAATCGACTGGTCAGCTATCTGGATATCGGCTGGAACATCTTCAACTTCGCGGTGATGCTGGTGCCCGGAATGGGCGAAGTCGTGCTCGGGGTCATGGTTGCTCAATTGCTGGCGGAACTCGCCGAGGGCGTTGAGGACTGGAGTCAGGGCGACAAGGATCAAGCCTCTGCCCACATCAACAGCGTGATCATCAACTTTGCCCAACTGGCGCTGATGAGTGCGGGCCATGTGTTGCCTTCCGGTGCCGCAGCGATCAAACCCTCAACGTTCATCGATAAACTGCAACCGGTGTCGATGCCCGACGGTTCCACTCGCCTGTGGAATCCCGACCTCACGCCTTACGAGCAGAAGATTGCACTGCCCGAACACTCCCGCCCCGATGCATTGGGTTTGCACCCACACAATGGCAATGACGTGCTGCGTCTTGAAGACAAGCACTATGTGGTCAAGAAAGATCCCCAAACCGCTCAGCATCGCCTCCAGCATCCAACCCGGCCCACGGCCTACGCGCCCGAGGTCGAGCACAACGCTGCCGGTGCCTGGAAAACCGAACTCGACCGCCCCCGCGAATGGGACAAGGCGCGCATTTTGCGTCGCCTCAACCCGTTGGCCAACACCTTCAGCGATACGGCCCTGGAGCAAATACAACGGGTCAGCGGTGTCGACGAAAACCTGCTGCGTCGAATGCATGTCGAGCACGAACTGCCGCCGGTTTTATTGAGCGACACCCTCGAACGTTTCAAGGCCTATGGCGACGCCGGCAGGCTCGCTCAACAGATTCTAGCCGGCAGCATTGAGGAGTCATTGGCGGGATATCTGCCCGAACTGATGAGCGAATTGCCGCGCTGGCCCGAGTCCAAAGCCATCAGCCTGAGTGACCCGTTACCGCTTGGTAGCGGTGACCCGGTGACCTATGGCAATGCCAGCGCGAAGCCCGCAGACACGCTGACGCTGACCTTGTCCGAACTCAAGGCGGGCGCGCTGGAACGTCGGGTCCTGCAGTTCCTCGATATACCGGACATTGAAGCCTTGCTGGGCAAAGCCATTTCCTCCGACAAGCAAGTACGCATTGAAGCGCTGCGCGAGCAACTGGCCAGGCAGGCGAATAAACGCACCGCGAAGATTTTCGAGTCGATTTACAAGGGTAAGCAATACGCTGCCGATGCCCGCGTCGGCCTGCTGCAAGGCGAATACGCCGACCTGCCACGGGCAATCGCCGAACAGCTGTTGGCCGATGCCGATGCCGAAGACCTGCGCTTTCTGAAAGAAAACAACCGTATACCCCTGAAGCTACGCGAGCAGATTCGTGCGGCACGCAATACGGTGCGCGTGGCCCGTGCGTATGAAGGTCTTTACCTCGAAAAGCTGACCAATGCCGATACCCGCCGACTGGAACTGGGCACGCTGCAGACCCTGCCCGGCTGGTCGCCGAACGTTCGTATCGAGATCCGGGAGTTCTCGTTCTCCGGCCAGTTGCAAGCCAGCGTCGGCGCCGAGGACGCGCCCATTCGCAAAGTCCTGATCCTTGACGAGGAGGGCCGCTATAACACCCGCGACGAACGTGATCAGCATCTGCACGGGGCTGACGATTTCTACAGTTCACTGCTGCACGCACTGCCGGACGCGGAGCGCAAAGCCCTCGGGTACGAGATCTTCGAAGGCGCAAAGCTCAAGGCCGCGATACAAGGGGCACCCCTGAGCCACGAGCAACTGGAAACCGTGCTGCTGGAGCATCCAGTGCGCAAGCCTGCCTATGACCCGCAAAACACGCGTTTGCGCGGAGGCATGCAGGGTTATCCGATGCATCCTTCACTGTGGAATGCTTTGAAGCAGCGTGTCAGTGCGCTGTACCCCTCGTTCGGCGAGGCGCAGGCCCAGGCATTGCTTGAGGGGCTGGATCACGGCAATGCCGTTCTACGCATCAAGATGCTCGAGAGAGAGTTCGATCAGTTGAACCGTTCGTTCCGCCTGTGGATGAATTCACCGACCAAAGCGATGCGTTTCAGCCCGGCCGGTGTCGCCGAGTGGACTTCCAGAAACAAGGTCTACAAGGCCATCCGGCAATGCTGGCAGCGGACCGGGCCTCAGGGCAGTGCGGTGCCGGGGATTATCCAGCCACAGGCGTTGGTGCTGGAGGGGTTGGACATGGATCAGCACCTTGACGGCATGCCCTTGCTGACCGCCAATTTTGATCATGTAACGGAGTTGAACCTGCGCGGGGCACAGATGCGCAGCGCTCAACAACACTTGCTCGCCTCTTTTACCGGGTTACGCAGCCTGGATCTGGTCTCGAACCAGTTGAGCTTTCTACCCAAGGTGATCACTGACATGCGTTTCTTGCGCAATCTGCTGCTCACCGATAACGAGCTCGTGTTGACCGAAGAAAGCGTCGCGAGGCTGCGAACCATGACTCGGCTAAGAGCGCTGAAGCTCGATGGCAATCCACTCGGGCGGGTTCCAGACATCAGCCAGATGCGCGACCTGCTGATATTGACGCTGGACAATACCGGGATCGAGCGCTTGCCGATCGGGCTATTCGCGATCCCGCGCCCGCGCAATATATTCCTCGACCTGCGCTACAACATCATCCGTGAACTGCCGACGGTAGCGCCCGGTTCAATGAGTGCGGAGGTGATAGCCCGGACCGTCATCAGTCGTGAACGTGTCTGGTTGTCACAGGCAAACCTGGAGCAACTCAGACTGTATATCGAGTCGGTCGGCCTGGATCCGGAGCGTCCCTACCCGCCACGGGGCACCATTGATTCATCATTGTGGGATGAAGGGCTGACCCAGGACGAATGGAACGCTCGTCAGCCGATCTGGGATGAAGTGGAGGACGAGTTCGGCTCCGAACCATTTTTCAAAGAGCTGCGAAAACTGACCGACTCCGCCGATTTCAAGCTTGATGGCGGTCGGTATAAAGCGGATCTCACGGCGAAGGTCTGGCGCATGCTCTCTGCCATGAGGGAGAACACCGCGTTGCGCGAGAAGATCTTTGCTCAGGCGATGTGGGCCACAGAGTGTGCTGATGCCGGTGCCCAGTTCTTCAATGCGATGGGCGTGGAAGTGCTGGTACACGAAGCGTATGCCCTGGCCAGCACCGATCTGGTCGAAGCCGAACTGGTGTCGCTCGCTCGAGGCAAATCACGTCTGGATGAACTGGGAAGGATCGCCCGGCGGCGCGTGGCTGAGCGTCTAAAGGCGAAAGAAACGTTCCGTCGGCAGGTGGGAGGCGTGGTCACGGGCACCATCGATGAGGTGGAGGTTCATCTGGCCTATATGACCGATCTGGCGGAGCGCCTGGACCTGCCGTGGCAGTCACGCGGGATGTTGTTCCGCAAAATCGCCGGTGTGACAACGAAGATGATTGAAGACGCCTGCGAGCTGGTGCTGGTCCAGGAGGAGGGTGAGTTGCTCGCGCCTTTGATCATGGAACAGCCGCTCTGGGACAACTTCCTCGAGCATACCTACGCCGAGGAACTCGAGGCGGCGCAAAGCGCAATTCCCATAGAGGACGAGAACGCCCGGTTTAATGCCATACAGGAATGCAAGTTGAGCTTGACCCGACAAGCCATCGACCGCGCAAGGCTGCAACGGGTGGAGCTGCCCCTTACCGTCGGGACGTGA
- a CDS encoding sensor histidine kinase: MRLAEFIVQHVDTIVDHWEVFAKDISADQALDRTTLRDHAKSILLAAASDMGKAQSASEQAAKAKGEGPEKTPSLDEAAASHGELRHTVGFDLVQMTSEFRHLRACVIGLWVESLQSPDMHYFQDLIRFNEAIDEALAESTAAYAEQVDRSRDIFLAILGHDLRAPLQAVSLSSEMLLRKSKLEGDALTCAVNIKQSTRHMAAMVGDLLELVRSRLGKSLPIEPAPMDLADAARAAIAEACAGNPECDPTLKIEGDTRGTWDAGRLDQLLQNLIGNALQHGSDLRELIVTLRGDADTVQLSVHNYGTPIPVEAIGTIFDPLVRSANETLGQPSTSLGLGLFIVKEVVNAHGGTINVSSSEADGTLFSVVLPRNL; encoded by the coding sequence ATGCGTTTAGCTGAATTTATCGTGCAGCATGTGGATACCATCGTTGATCACTGGGAAGTCTTTGCCAAAGATATCAGCGCCGACCAGGCTCTGGATCGCACGACACTGCGCGATCACGCGAAATCGATCCTGCTGGCCGCAGCAAGCGACATGGGCAAGGCGCAAAGTGCCAGCGAGCAAGCAGCCAAGGCCAAGGGTGAAGGCCCGGAGAAGACCCCGAGTCTGGACGAGGCTGCCGCCAGCCATGGTGAACTGCGCCATACCGTGGGTTTCGATCTGGTGCAAATGACCTCCGAGTTCCGTCACTTGCGCGCCTGTGTGATCGGTCTGTGGGTCGAGAGTCTGCAGTCACCGGACATGCACTACTTTCAGGATCTGATCCGCTTCAATGAAGCCATCGACGAGGCGCTCGCCGAATCGACCGCGGCATATGCCGAACAGGTCGATCGTTCGCGGGACATTTTTCTCGCCATCCTCGGCCACGACCTGCGCGCGCCTCTGCAGGCGGTGAGTCTGTCCAGCGAAATGCTGCTGCGTAAAAGCAAACTCGAAGGCGATGCACTGACCTGTGCCGTGAACATCAAGCAGAGCACGCGGCACATGGCCGCGATGGTGGGTGACTTGTTGGAGCTGGTGCGCAGTCGCCTCGGCAAAAGCCTGCCGATCGAGCCGGCGCCGATGGATCTGGCCGACGCGGCACGCGCAGCGATTGCCGAAGCGTGCGCGGGCAATCCGGAATGCGACCCGACCTTGAAGATCGAAGGCGATACTCGCGGTACCTGGGACGCCGGTCGGCTCGATCAATTGCTGCAGAACCTCATCGGCAATGCCTTGCAGCATGGCAGCGACCTGCGTGAGTTGATCGTTACCCTGCGCGGGGACGCCGACACCGTGCAGCTCAGCGTGCATAACTACGGCACGCCGATTCCCGTTGAAGCGATCGGCACAATTTTCGATCCACTGGTACGCAGCGCCAATGAAACACTCGGGCAACCGTCAACCAGCCTCGGCTTGGGCTTGTTTATCGTCAAGGAAGTGGTGAACGCCCACGGCGGGACGATTAACGTCAGCTCGAGCGAGGCTGACGGCACGCTGTTCAGTGTGGTGCTGCCCAGAAACCTGTAG
- a CDS encoding IS110 family transposase, which yields MSACTTLAVDLAKQVFQVAGEDVLGQVRYEQRIKSREAFYEFLQQLPPHVVVLMETGPGAQAWARQLQDKGNLARILPAGLVTTHRSGPKNDRNDALAILRAGRDEKICAVPVKSVAALAMQALHRARQGYVRRRTAVSNQMRGLLLEHGVALAQGDVAISQKIPRVLEDATQPLPGLLRELIDELLAEWRHLGERIGVLTGRLEVAANADMTARRLMTVRGIGPVIATALVAKETNPERFPNARKFAAYFGMVPDQHSSGQTVRLGDMTKRGDVYLRSLMIQGAHSVLQQLRPDSLQPDDRRLLRWMSRLGRKEAAIRLANRNLRIVWVLLQNDQSYRRHAGNGQ from the coding sequence TTGTCGGCCTGCACAACTTTGGCGGTAGATCTGGCCAAACAGGTCTTTCAGGTCGCTGGTGAAGATGTCCTCGGCCAGGTGCGCTATGAACAGCGGATCAAGTCGCGTGAGGCGTTTTATGAGTTTCTCCAACAGCTGCCGCCTCATGTCGTGGTTTTGATGGAGACCGGTCCGGGAGCTCAAGCCTGGGCCCGGCAGTTGCAAGACAAAGGTAATCTGGCGCGGATTCTTCCAGCCGGTTTGGTGACCACACACCGCAGTGGGCCTAAAAATGATCGCAACGATGCGCTGGCGATTCTGCGCGCTGGTCGCGATGAAAAAATCTGCGCGGTACCGGTCAAAAGCGTTGCTGCGCTGGCAATGCAAGCGCTGCATCGCGCCCGTCAGGGCTATGTGCGTCGACGCACGGCGGTCAGCAATCAGATGCGCGGCCTGCTGCTCGAGCACGGCGTGGCCTTGGCGCAGGGCGATGTTGCGATCAGTCAGAAGATTCCGCGGGTACTGGAAGATGCGACCCAGCCACTGCCTGGCCTGCTGCGTGAATTGATCGACGAACTGTTGGCTGAGTGGCGCCATTTGGGCGAGCGCATCGGCGTGTTGACGGGCCGCCTGGAAGTGGCCGCTAACGCCGACATGACAGCGAGGCGACTGATGACCGTGCGCGGCATTGGCCCAGTCATTGCCACGGCACTGGTGGCCAAGGAAACCAACCCTGAGCGGTTTCCCAATGCCCGCAAGTTTGCCGCGTACTTTGGCATGGTGCCTGACCAGCACAGCAGCGGGCAGACGGTCCGGCTGGGCGACATGACCAAGCGAGGTGATGTTTATTTACGCAGCTTGATGATCCAGGGAGCCCATTCGGTCCTGCAACAACTGCGACCTGATTCCCTGCAACCCGATGACCGCCGCTTGTTGCGGTGGATGAGCCGACTGGGCCGTAAGGAGGCTGCGATCAGGTTAGCCAACCGCAACCTACGAATCGTCTGGGTGCTTCTACAGAATGACCAGTCTTATCGTCGTCATGCTGGTAATGGTCAGTAA
- a CDS encoding chaperone modulator CbpM has protein sequence MSSPLIVQLDMAEFCEAADLSDVYVIEIVEHGILEPQGAQPREWRFTDYELALAKRAAKLRRDLDLEWEGVALALNLLEEVQALRAENRMLRQRLGRLVVE, from the coding sequence ATGAGCAGCCCCCTGATCGTTCAACTGGACATGGCAGAATTCTGTGAGGCGGCCGATTTGTCGGACGTCTACGTGATCGAAATCGTCGAACACGGCATCCTCGAACCTCAGGGCGCGCAGCCCCGGGAATGGCGCTTCACCGATTACGAACTGGCCTTGGCCAAACGCGCCGCCAAGCTGCGGCGCGATCTGGACCTGGAGTGGGAAGGCGTCGCGCTGGCGTTGAATCTGCTGGAAGAAGTGCAGGCACTGCGCGCGGAGAACCGCATGCTGCGCCAGCGATTGGGGCGGTTGGTGGTCGAATAG
- a CDS encoding DnaJ C-terminal domain-containing protein — protein MDFKDYYKILGVEPTADDKAIKAAYRKLARKYHPDVSKEKDAEAKFKDASEAYEALKSADKRAEYDELRRYGQHGQPFQGPPGWQSRGGFGGGGGDTGDFSDFFSSIFGNRGPGFGGGEGRQQRSAGRRGQDVEMELPIFLEETLSNESKKVTFQVPQYNANGQHVSNTSKSLNVKIPAGVTDGERIRLKGQGAPGVGGGANGDLYLTIRFAPHPKFDVEGENLIITLPLAPWELALGAEVAVPTLTGKINLKVPAGSQNGQRMRAKGHGLKNKAGERGYLFVQLKAVMPKAADDDVKALWQELAKKAAFNPRENF, from the coding sequence ATGGACTTCAAAGACTATTACAAGATACTCGGTGTGGAGCCGACGGCAGACGACAAGGCCATCAAGGCGGCCTATCGCAAGCTGGCGCGCAAATACCACCCCGATGTCAGCAAGGAAAAAGACGCCGAGGCCAAGTTCAAGGACGCCTCGGAAGCCTATGAAGCGCTGAAAAGCGCCGACAAACGCGCCGAATACGACGAGCTGCGCCGCTATGGCCAGCACGGTCAGCCGTTCCAGGGGCCACCGGGCTGGCAGAGCCGTGGCGGTTTTGGCGGCGGCGGTGGCGACACCGGCGACTTCTCGGACTTCTTCAGTTCGATCTTCGGCAATCGTGGCCCCGGTTTCGGTGGCGGCGAAGGTCGGCAACAACGCAGTGCAGGGCGCCGAGGGCAAGACGTGGAAATGGAACTGCCGATCTTCCTCGAGGAAACGCTCTCGAACGAATCGAAGAAGGTCACCTTTCAGGTGCCGCAATACAACGCCAACGGCCAGCACGTCAGCAACACCAGCAAGAGCCTGAACGTGAAGATCCCGGCGGGCGTGACCGACGGCGAGCGTATCCGCCTCAAAGGCCAGGGCGCTCCGGGCGTGGGTGGCGGTGCCAATGGCGATCTGTACCTGACGATTCGTTTCGCGCCGCATCCGAAATTCGATGTCGAAGGCGAAAACCTGATCATCACGCTGCCGCTGGCGCCGTGGGAACTGGCGCTGGGTGCTGAAGTGGCCGTGCCGACCCTGACCGGCAAGATCAACCTCAAGGTTCCGGCCGGCAGCCAGAACGGTCAGCGCATGCGCGCCAAGGGCCATGGTCTGAAAAACAAGGCCGGCGAGCGCGGTTATCTGTTCGTACAGCTCAAGGCCGTGATGCCGAAGGCCGCAGACGATGACGTCAAGGCGTTGTGGCAGGAACTGGCGAAGAAAGCCGCCTTCAATCCGCGAGAGAACTTCTGA